A window of Hemibagrus wyckioides isolate EC202008001 linkage group LG03, SWU_Hwy_1.0, whole genome shotgun sequence contains these coding sequences:
- the zgc:152968 gene encoding RNA exonuclease 1 homolog, translated as MFPSAGLFSKTECPFLLWGGCERPYCPYKHHEEDSIGACARSARATAEKGHGNPNAASRTFHNQEQSHTCLSELERINKQIEAVKNEVEKEQKRLSRYQSEQAEIAGASSEEYLVTRKTQPKDQNGNQLKCKKDSAAARKYVVDRTKPKTDLEYDPCSNFSADMRFSSSTDKIKSTSKADVDRDQQDKGKGKSVSTDPVPIPSCNLEDSDEEGELVIDIPPFENDGGKGSRIESSSASENANFMKTPRESSEMAHLDTDMPLLEKIKPANKGRASINEQEESHKSLYKETDSVKRRHSMLKRENISSERVLTVRSMPTEGEQKPSVHPRIAKEEPESSKMMMEIDASLAENNQVLHKSLKPNLAASKNDKCKEEILNYATGNSTELHENARLTSVAGFSQVCQLEKPPPSNSMNTGVYEEKAQNIETLLDDISICLDHLRRESESIACLQDVDTLLSDNIQSAPSCSKIQGDHLLHAGTQRLQSQTEPVVQANNWLSGHVRKMDTLPVRYTSEIPQKTVFQDYLLTTSSYPDITKDPGSCPSPSTSVETNWPFAHKVATEPVQNVPLYISGTNTTMVPSPHVELNPAAAPMELMGDQNLQKPAALLGTTDENMPADSSSSEELNYSDLDLSESDPMEECYRIFMEANKAEDPTVQGDMPEEVSKVSEAEKVKPGLAQKKRVAHIAKFEVSKSKAQVMVPLRDGGSQLTVPTRSQQCQKRAISLTAAVKGCQSFIAANAPKRALAPTVIHSPAMPNNYVNILPAGATMRIGPNLHLIVPEGTCALPVAIIPTAAPVIRPVLQPAQISQPMQSTQLVNYTPAKSIPTKRKAKGRAEVGLKVPHDVRQRYVNLFVEEFLKTSATVQDAFEKALAEEKTVFDRSVNKLKYLSIAVNALKRLKNQNAAPAKFSTERDAQASRGNVPLNTQALLQNGDTTLYDQLKEHILTKALLRENNYPHKLPDKPGFAIQYGDTKKGSTDVSRRLCCRCGTSFSVSQTGKHTRKEECNYHYGKVLENRVPGGVETRYSCCENAIGSPGCQVFKLHVHDAVSLQGFISSLPQTHQDCPGIYAIDTDVCYTTQGLELARVTVVNSNLQVVYDTFVKPTNEVIDYNTRFSGVSEDDVKNSSLSLQDVQTMLLSFISERTILVGHSLENDLCALKLIHNKVVDTSVVFPHRLGPPHKRDLRSLTAEYLRKIIQESVDGHDTQEDATACMELVLWKVKEDAKGKKW; from the exons ATGTTTCCTTCCGCCGGACTCTTTTCTAAAACTGAATGTCCTTTTCTGCTTTGGGGTGGATGTGAGCGACCTTACTGCCCTTACAAACACCATGAAGAAGACAGCATAGGTGCGTGCGCCAGAAGTGCACGCGCGACAGCTGAAAAAG GTCATGGCAATCCTAACGCTGCTAGTAGAACCTTCCACAACCAGGAACAGAGCCACACTTGTCTTTCAGAACTGGAAAGGATCAACAAACAGATTGAAGCGGTTAAAAATGAAGtggagaaagaacaaaaaagacTGTCTCGCTACCAGTCTGAGCAGGCTGAGATTGCTGGTGCTAGCTCGGAAGAATATCTGGTGACCAGAAAAACTCAGCCTAAAGACCAGAATGGAAACCAGCTGAAATGTAAAAAGGACTCAGCTGCTGCCCGCAAGTATGTTGTTGATCGCACCAAACCAAAAACTGATCTGGAATATGACCCTTGTTCAAATTTTTCTGCCGATATGCGGTTCAGCAGCTccacagataaaataaaatcaaccaGTAAAGCTGATGTGGACCGTGATCAACAAGACAAAGGAAAGGGTAAGAGTGTGTCCACAGATCCAGTTCCCATTCCTTCTTGCAATTTGGAGGATTCTGATGAAGAGGGGGAACTGGTCATTGACATTCCACCTTTTGAAAATGATGGGGGTAAGGGATCTCGGATAGAAAGCTCATCAGCCAGTGAAAATGCAAATTTTATGAAGACACCCAGAGAATCTTCAGAAATGGCTCATCTTGACACCGACATGCCACTGCTAGAAAAGATTAAGCCAGCAAATAAGGGCAGGGCTAGCATCAATGAACAAGAAGAGTCGCACAAGTCCTTGTACAAGGAGACCGATTCGGTAAAACGAAGACATTCCATGCTGAAAAGGGAAAACATTTCTTCTGAAAGAGTACTCACTGTCAGAAGTATGCCTACTGAAGGTGAACAAAAACCCTCAGTTCATCCCAGGATAGCCAAGGAAGAACCTGAATCGTCcaagatgatgatggagattgATGCCTCACTTGCAGAAAATAATCAAGTGCTTCATAAGAGCTTGAAACCAAACTTGGCTGCTTCCAAGAATGACAAATGCAAGGAGGAGATCTTGAATTATGCAACAGGAAATTCTACAGAATTGCATGAAAATGCAAGGTTAACTTCAGTAGCAGGTTTTTCACAGGTTTGCCAATTGGAAAAACCTCCACCTTCAAACAGTATGAATACTGGTGTTTATGAAGAGAAAGCACAAAATATCGAAACTCTTTTAGATGATATTTCCATCTGCCTGGACCACCTGAGGCGTGAAAGTGAGAGCATTGCTTGCCTTCAAGATGTGGACACACTCCTCTCTGACAATATTCAATCTGCTCCCAGTTGCTCAAAAATACAGGGAGATCATCTTTTACATGCTGGAACACAAAGGCTGCAAAGTCAAACAGAACCTGTGGTACAGGCAAATAACTGGCTCTCCGGTCACGTCAGAAAAATGGACACCTTGCCTGTTAGATACACATCAGAGATCCCACAAAAAACTGTATTTCAGGATTACCTTCTCACCACTTCCTCATACCCGGACATAACCAAGGATCCTGGATCTTGTCCGAGCCCTTCAACCTCTGTTGAAACAAATTGGCCATTTGCACATAAAGTTGCAACAGAACCTGTTCAGAATGTACCTCTGTACATTTCTGGAACAAATACCACAATGGTACCTTCTCCACATGTGGAGCTAAACCCAGCCGCTGCACCTATGGAATTAATGGGGGATCAGAACCTGCAGAAACCAGCTGCTTTGCTTGGTACAACAGATGAGAATATGCCAGCTGACTCTAGTTCTTCAGAAGAGCTTAATTATTCAGACCTAGACCTTTCAGAAAGTGATCCAATGGAAGAATGCTACAGAATCTTTATGGAAGCCAACAAGGCTGAAGATCCCACCGTTCAAGGTGACATGCCA GAAGAGGTTTCAAAGGTCTCGGAGGCTGAGAAGGTCAAGCCCGGTCTTGCTCAGAAAAAGAGAGTAGCCCATATAGCAAAGTTTGAG GTCAGTAAGAGCAAAGCACAGGTCATGGTGCCCCTTAGAGATGGCGGTTCCCAGCTGACTGTCCCAACCCGGAGTCAGCAGTGCCAGAAGAGAGCAATATCTCTTACAGCAGCAGTGAAAGGGTGCCAATCTTTTATAGCAGCCAATGCACCAAAGCGAGCCCTCGCACCTACTGTCATTCATTCACCTGCCATGCCAAACA ACTATGTGAACATCCTCCCAGCTGGAGCAACCATGCGAATCGGCCCAAACCTTCACCTGATTGTTCCCGAAGGGACCTGTGCTTTACCGGTCGCGATAATTCCTACGGCTGCACCTGTAATACGTCCAGTCCTTCAGCCAGCTCAAATCTCTCAGCCTATGCAGTCTACACAACTGGTCAACTACACACCTGCCAAG TCAATTCCCACCAAGCGCAAAGCGAAAGGACGTGCAGAGGTTGGCCTAAAGGTTCCACATGACGTACGGCAGCGGTATGTAAATCTGTTTGTGGAGGAGTTCCTGAAAACATCGGCCACTGTGCAAGATGCCTTTGAAAAG GCGCTAGCAGAAGAGAAGACCGTGTTTGATCGCAGTGTCAATAAACTGAAGTATCTAAGCATAGCAGTAAATGCACTCAAGAGGCTTAAAAATCAAAATGCAGCTCCTGCCAAAT tttCCACTGAAAGAGATGCACAAGCGTCTAGAGGAAATGTGCCACTCAATACTCAAGCACTCCTGCAAAATG GTGACACCACACTCTACGATCAGTTGAAGGAGCACATTCTAACCAAGGCCCTGTTGAGGGAGAATAACTATCCTCACAAACTCCCCGATAAACCTGGCTTCGCCATTCAGTATGGTGACACCAAAAAGGGCAGCACTGATG TTTCCAGGAGGCTCTGCTGTCGCTGTGGTACTTCTTTCTCTGTTAGCCAGACGGGAAAGCACACTCGCAAAGAAGAGTGCAACTATCATTACGGGAAAGTCCTGGAAAACAGAG TGCCAGGGGGAGTTGAGACACGCTATAGCTGCTGTGAGAACGCCATCGGGTCACCTGGGTGCCAAGTGTTCAAG CTCCATGTCCATGATGCAGTGAGTCTCCAAGGCTTCATTAGTAGCCTCCCTCAGACCCATCAAGACTGCCCAGGGATTTATGCTATTGATACTGATGTG TGTTATACCACTCAGGGTCTGGAACTGGCAAGAGTCACGGTAGTGAACAGCAATCTCCAGGTTGTCTATGACACCTTTGTGAAGCCTACCAATGAGGTCATTGACTACAACACCAG GTTCTCAGGAGTTAGTGAGGATGATGTGAAGAACAGCAGTTTATCTTTGCAAGATGTGCAAACTATGCTTTTGAGCTTCATCAGCGAGAGAACCATTCTGGTTGGGCATAGTTTGGAAAATGATCTCTGTGCTCTGAAA ctTATCCACAACAAGGTGGTTGACACGTCTGTAGTGTTTCCCCATCGTCTGGGTCCACCGCACAAGAGAGATCTCAGAAGCTTGACCGCAGAGTATCTGAGGAAGATAATCCAAGAGAGCG TGGACGGACATGACACCCAAGAGGACGCGACAGCGTGCATGGAGCTCGTGCTGTGGAAGGTGAAAGAGGATGCTAAAGGGAAGAAATGGTGA